A region of the Epinephelus fuscoguttatus linkage group LG13, E.fuscoguttatus.final_Chr_v1 genome:
tgcagcaaagggccacaggctggactcgaacccaggcCTCTGCGGCAGCAGACTTGTACATGGGGCatctgctctatccactaagccaccaacaccccaaCAAGTATCTTTCAAGTTTCTATGAAAAAGTTTAACTTTGAACAAAGAGCCAAACTTTTGGcaaaaacatgttgaaaaagCTCCTTgacttaaaacaataaaatcttgACTTTAAACAAAAGAGTTCGAAttccagcaaaaaaaaatttcaaCTTCAACAAAAATATCTTGATTttcaacaaagaaaaatgaGACTTGACATAAAATTCTTAAACaagttttaacaaaaaaaagtttaactgTGAATGAAATAGATTGGctttcaacaaaaacaaaaaaaaattgtgactttttaaaaaatgccacAATTTGCCACAAAATCTTGactttaaacaaaaatatttcagctttcaacaacaacaaaaaaattcaatatAAAAATCTTGACtcaaagaaaaaagttaaactTTGAACAGAAAGTTTGGCGTTCAACAATAAAATCTTGTCTTTTAGCAAAAATGTCTGAACTTTGTATAAAAAGTGTCTCAACTTtcaactataaaaaaaaaaataaaaaatcttgaCGTTAAAAATCTTGTGATGATGAAACGTTATCCTCTGATGCTAAGGAGTTCcttctgctctctcctcctcctcttcctgctcctcctctcttctcctcctgcaGTCTATCCAGACGGTCGGGTGTGTATCTCCATCCTCCACGCTCCAGGTGACGATCCGATGGGATATGAGAGCAGTGCAGAGAGGTGGAGTCCAGTCCAGAGTGTGGAGAAGATCCTGCTGTCAGTCGTCAGCATGTTGGCAGGTACGACACCTTCATCACATGATTCATCGCACGCTTCAGCACATGGTTTATTACCTGGATGTATAGATTGACTCATACAGGATTTTAAAGACAGATCCTTGTTTCCTCGTTTGTTTCcttgcctcctctcctctcagagCCGAATGATGAGAGCGGAGCGAACGTCGACGCCTCTAAGATGTGGCGTGAGGACAGAGAGCAGTTCTACAAACTCGCTCAGAAGATTGTACGTAAGTCTCTAGGCCTTTagagatgatgtcatcagcgtGCGACGTGTTTCAGAAACACTCCTCTTTAACAAAACTGCAGCATCGACTTAATGAAGATCTGAGCATCTTCCCCCGTCACCATGGAAACCAgtaacatacacatacacacagaaacacacagagtgCTGCTGAGACGGACAGATCAATGAACTGATGGACGGACATTTTGATCAATAAACAATCCAACAAGCTACACAACTTTAAATTTACTAAACAGAACAAGAAGAAAACCAGTCGACAGGAGtcatgtgatgacatcatcatcatcatcatcatcatcaactgtgtggatgcttcacaccgACAGCAGCTGAAACAACACCTGCATCAACACACAGGTCACAGATGAACACTGACGACAATCAACAACAGCAATCAACAATTAGGgacataaaataatcaatatatACTATATgtataaaaattattaaaatttaGTAAAGTTAAAAATCCAAAGACAAACTCGATATCCACCCTGAACATCAAACAAAAAGTGgaaataatttaaaatttaaagtgaaataaagCTCGGGTGTGACGTCTTCATCACACCaacagacatttaaataaaaatgtctttattctgAAAATCCTGCAGCACTCAGTTAAGTATCAGCTTGGCCTTAaaaatttcacaataaatgtttttttttttttttaaccaaacattaataataattgaTAAAGCAGATAATTGATGGTCATAGCCGCGGTGATGTTTCCTGCTGCTGTCGGTCTGATGTGGGTCGGTCTGAAGCTCCTTTAGCTTCTCTCAGTTGGACTTTATGCACTTTATCTGAAGGACGTTTGTCTCCGTCTGTCTGCGGGACGCCTGGACGTATTCAGAGGACGAGCTCCGGCTGCTTTAAGGgtgttattatatttttaagaaATGAAGCTGGATgttctttgtttggttttaaagtTACAGACGAGACGATGAGagtttcttttaatttgtctcttaatttgaaaaaaataaaataaactgaggGAAGAAAAACAGACTCGTgtggtgtttatttatttatttactttttattagaTTTCCAGGAACATCAATTATATCTGTATcaataaacaagcaaacacaagacgtatgaaataaaatacattcaaaatTAAATAATCATGGGGGGAAAAGTAGTGTAGtatggagggttttttttttttttttacactttattagatttcaacaaaaacaatcaaCTCGGTTAGGTTAAACTTTGAACAAAAAGTCTGGTTTTCAACAATAAAATTTGTCTTTTGGCAAAAACAtgttgacaaaacaaacaaagttttttaactgaaaaaaattggcttcaacaaaaacattgatttttaatatgattctcaattaaaaaaagtcaaGCTTTGAATGAAATCAATTGgcttttaacaaaaacaaaaaagttaacTTTTGACCTTCAACCTAATATTTTAacttgcattaaaaaaaaaaagttaaactttGAACAGAAATTTTGGTTTTCAACAATGAAATCTCAtcttttggcaaaaaaaaaaaaatcacaactcaACAAAAAATCTTGACTTTAAATAAAATCTGAACTTTACATGAAAACGCATCTTGACTTTTGACtttcaacaaaaacaatctTCTTTATGTATTAAAAAGTCTCATGATAGAACCTGTATCAATATACAAACATACACCAGACACATaataaaagacattaaaaaatagtgtagaaagtaaaaagtagtgtCGTGGTGTTGGTTGTTTTCTTAAACTTAATTAGATTTTcaagaaacaaacaataaatctatcaatatacaaacaaacacatgaaaaataaattatatagataaataaaaatacattttttgtaaataaaatgtgtttcctACAGCT
Encoded here:
- the ube2g2 gene encoding ubiquitin-conjugating enzyme E2 G2, whose product is MAGTALKRLMAEYKQLTLNPPEGIVAGPANEENFFEWEALIMGPQDTCFEGGVFPAVLSFPSDYPLSPPKMRFTCDMFHPNIYPDGRVCISILHAPGDDPMGYESSAERWSPVQSVEKILLSVVSMLAEPNDESGANVDASKMWREDREQFYKLAQKIVRKSLGL